In Methylovirgula sp., a single genomic region encodes these proteins:
- a CDS encoding FdhF/YdeP family oxidoreductase translates to MTVRKSISAYHQPAGGWGALKAVAEALDEQGIAVKGTTSLLRMNQPEGFDCPGCAWPDPKHTSSFEFCENGAKAIAWEATAKRCAPEFFAAHTVTELDTWSDYDLEMVGRVTHPMVYDAASDHYKPISWDDAFAVIGRHLNGLSNPNAADFYTSGRASNEAAFLFQLFAREYGTNNFPDCSNMCHEATSVGLPESLGVGKGTVLLEDFDSTDAIFIFGQNPGTNSPRMMTTLRDASRRGVPIISFNPFRERSLERFQAPQSPIEMVTLTSTPISESLYQVRVGGDVAVLKGLMKAMIEADDAAIAADAPRVVDVDFINGHTKGFEALAADLRAASWTAIERKSGLSRAQICSAAMVYMNAPTAILVFGMGITQHRYGTLAVQQIANLAMLRGNVGRPGAGVCPVRGHSNVQGDRTVGITEKPTAEFLSRLEKRFGFKPPSAHGHDVVTALEAMIRGESKVFIALGGNFAAAVPDWIQTRGALRKLDLTVQISTKLNRSHMVHGREAIILPCLGRSEIDIQANGPQAVTVEDSMSMVHASRGMNVPVSEHLRSEPAIIAGMARATLGPGSKVAWEDMIADYDRIRLGIEAVFPIFQAYNDRIRVPGGFHLTSTARERIWMTPSGRANFLVFDGLDEDLPERDPEVLWLTTVRSHDQYNTTIYSMSDRYRGVFGQRDIVFLNTKEIAKRGLANGDRVDLTTVSDDGIERVVSNLLIVEYKFPDGCCAAYYPETNPLIPLYARDPKSHTPSSKGVPVRLSRAKAHTNKAAALSLAEAT, encoded by the coding sequence ATGACCGTCCGTAAATCGATCTCCGCTTATCACCAGCCGGCTGGCGGATGGGGCGCACTCAAGGCAGTTGCCGAGGCGCTCGATGAGCAAGGCATCGCCGTCAAGGGCACCACATCGCTTTTGCGGATGAATCAGCCCGAGGGCTTTGATTGCCCCGGATGTGCGTGGCCTGACCCAAAACACACGTCATCCTTCGAGTTTTGCGAAAACGGCGCGAAGGCGATCGCGTGGGAGGCCACAGCGAAACGGTGTGCGCCGGAATTCTTTGCTGCTCACACGGTTACGGAGCTCGACACGTGGAGCGATTATGATCTCGAAATGGTGGGACGTGTCACTCACCCGATGGTCTACGATGCCGCTTCCGATCATTATAAACCGATCTCCTGGGACGATGCCTTTGCCGTCATTGGCCGTCATCTGAACGGCCTCAGCAATCCAAACGCCGCGGACTTTTATACATCCGGGCGCGCGTCCAATGAGGCGGCATTTCTCTTCCAGCTTTTTGCCCGCGAATACGGCACGAATAATTTCCCCGATTGCTCGAACATGTGCCATGAGGCCACGAGCGTGGGCCTGCCCGAGTCGCTCGGCGTCGGCAAAGGCACGGTCCTTCTCGAAGACTTCGATTCTACCGACGCTATCTTTATCTTCGGTCAGAATCCCGGCACGAATAGTCCGCGTATGATGACGACGCTGCGCGATGCATCGCGGCGGGGTGTACCTATCATCTCTTTCAATCCGTTTCGGGAGCGCTCACTTGAACGCTTCCAGGCGCCGCAGAGCCCCATCGAGATGGTGACACTGACGTCCACGCCGATCAGCGAGAGTCTTTATCAGGTGCGTGTCGGCGGCGATGTCGCGGTGCTCAAAGGGCTGATGAAAGCCATGATTGAAGCCGATGACGCGGCGATAGCTGCTGACGCGCCGCGAGTCGTCGACGTGGACTTCATTAACGGACACACAAAGGGCTTCGAGGCGCTTGCCGCCGACCTGCGTGCGGCGTCCTGGACAGCGATCGAACGAAAGTCCGGCTTAAGCCGTGCTCAGATTTGCTCCGCGGCGATGGTTTACATGAACGCGCCGACCGCGATCCTTGTCTTTGGCATGGGGATCACCCAGCATCGCTATGGCACTCTCGCGGTTCAGCAGATTGCCAATCTCGCGATGTTGCGCGGCAATGTTGGACGACCGGGTGCTGGTGTTTGCCCGGTTCGCGGGCACTCGAATGTGCAGGGGGATCGTACCGTCGGCATCACGGAAAAGCCGACCGCGGAATTTCTCAGTCGCCTCGAAAAGCGTTTTGGGTTCAAGCCGCCGAGCGCTCACGGGCATGATGTCGTCACCGCCTTGGAAGCCATGATCCGTGGCGAGTCGAAAGTCTTCATCGCGCTTGGCGGAAATTTCGCCGCAGCGGTGCCGGATTGGATACAGACCCGAGGCGCGCTGCGTAAACTCGATCTCACCGTACAGATTTCGACGAAGCTCAATCGCAGTCATATGGTCCATGGCCGCGAGGCGATCATTCTTCCCTGCCTCGGCCGTTCCGAGATCGACATCCAGGCGAACGGCCCGCAGGCGGTCACCGTCGAGGATTCGATGTCGATGGTGCATGCGTCGCGCGGCATGAACGTTCCCGTAAGCGAGCATTTGCGCAGCGAACCCGCAATCATCGCAGGAATGGCGCGCGCGACGCTGGGTCCCGGATCAAAGGTCGCTTGGGAGGATATGATCGCCGATTATGATCGGATACGGCTTGGCATTGAAGCCGTGTTCCCGATTTTTCAAGCCTATAATGATCGGATCAGAGTTCCCGGAGGCTTCCATTTGACCTCCACCGCTCGCGAACGAATTTGGATGACACCGTCCGGGCGGGCGAATTTTCTCGTCTTCGACGGACTCGACGAAGATTTGCCGGAACGCGATCCAGAGGTTCTGTGGCTCACCACGGTGCGCAGCCATGATCAATACAACACGACGATCTATTCGATGTCGGATCGTTATCGCGGTGTTTTCGGGCAACGCGATATCGTCTTCTTGAACACCAAGGAAATCGCCAAACGTGGCCTCGCCAATGGTGACCGTGTTGATCTGACGACGGTCTCCGATGACGGCATTGAGCGGGTGGTGAGCAATCTGCTGATTGTCGAATATAAGTTTCCAGACGGGTGCTGCGCCGCCTATTATCCCGAGACAAACCCGCTCATTCCCCTTTATGCACGCGATCCAAAAAGCCACACACCATCGAGCAAGGGCGTGCCGGTGCGGCTGTCACGCGCAAAAGCGCATACGAACAAAGCCGCTGCGCTTTCCCTCGCAGAGGCGACTTGA
- a CDS encoding cytochrome ubiquinol oxidase subunit I: protein MRADILSRLQFAFTIGYHILWPTFTIGTSAFVAWLSILVWLTDKPVYRDLLRFWMRLFALGFGMGVITGIVLSYEIGTNWAGFSRAVSNVVGPLLMYEAATAFFLESGFIGIMLFGEGRVSRGLHVFACVMVSLGSLISATWIIAANSWMQTPSGAVADSHGIFHVVSWWHVIFNPSFPYRLLHMVCASFLTCSFVVAGVSAFHLLQRRHVDAARTAFSMALWAALALAPLQILLGDMQGLNTRQYQPTKLAAMEGLWTTEKDVPAAVFAWPDMKSEKNLYEISIPHLASVYLTHTWDGEVQGLKAVPPRDRPYVPIVFFAFRIMVGVGLILLGLAVTGAVLRWRGRLFETKWFQYLAVLATPLGFVSVLAGWTVTETGRQPFVVYGMLRTADAASPVAAGAITTTLVGFFVIYNILLLGFLYFAGRLVLKGPTWGPSYGGTFRPGLDRAAPTVVGAPAATPTNVGSLSPGE from the coding sequence ATGAGGGCCGATATCCTCTCGCGACTGCAGTTCGCCTTCACGATCGGCTATCACATCCTGTGGCCGACCTTCACCATCGGCACGTCTGCGTTCGTCGCCTGGCTCAGTATTCTCGTCTGGCTGACCGACAAACCGGTTTACCGTGACCTCCTGCGATTCTGGATGCGTTTGTTCGCACTCGGTTTCGGAATGGGTGTCATCACTGGGATCGTGCTCAGTTATGAGATCGGCACCAATTGGGCGGGCTTCTCCCGCGCGGTCAGCAATGTCGTCGGTCCTCTGCTAATGTACGAGGCCGCAACCGCCTTTTTTCTCGAGTCCGGTTTCATCGGAATCATGCTTTTCGGTGAGGGACGTGTCTCGCGCGGTCTGCATGTTTTCGCCTGCGTGATGGTGAGTCTTGGGTCATTAATAAGCGCCACCTGGATCATCGCGGCCAATTCGTGGATGCAGACCCCGTCCGGGGCCGTGGCGGATTCACATGGCATATTCCACGTCGTCAGCTGGTGGCATGTCATCTTCAACCCGTCTTTCCCTTATCGCTTGTTGCATATGGTCTGCGCCAGCTTTCTTACATGCTCCTTCGTGGTCGCCGGCGTATCGGCTTTTCATCTTCTGCAACGGCGGCATGTCGATGCGGCACGGACGGCCTTTTCGATGGCGCTGTGGGCAGCTCTCGCGTTGGCTCCGCTGCAAATTCTGCTCGGCGATATGCAGGGCCTCAACACAAGGCAATATCAACCGACGAAACTCGCCGCGATGGAGGGGCTCTGGACTACCGAGAAAGATGTTCCCGCTGCGGTCTTTGCGTGGCCGGACATGAAGTCCGAAAAGAACCTCTACGAGATCAGTATCCCGCATCTCGCGAGCGTTTATCTCACCCATACCTGGGATGGCGAGGTTCAGGGCCTGAAGGCAGTGCCGCCCCGCGATCGGCCTTATGTGCCGATCGTATTTTTCGCCTTCCGCATCATGGTCGGCGTTGGGCTGATCCTGCTTGGGCTTGCCGTAACGGGCGCGGTACTCCGCTGGCGTGGCCGTCTCTTTGAAACGAAATGGTTTCAATATCTCGCGGTTCTGGCGACGCCACTTGGCTTCGTTTCGGTCCTTGCTGGCTGGACCGTCACTGAAACCGGGCGCCAGCCGTTTGTCGTCTATGGGATGCTCCGAACCGCGGATGCCGCGTCGCCCGTCGCTGCTGGCGCGATCACGACGACGCTCGTAGGTTTCTTCGTGATTTATAATATTTTGCTGCTTGGGTTTCTTTATTTCGCGGGCCGTTTGGTTCTCAAAGGACCGACTTGGGGACCATCCTACGGGGGCACCTTCCGGCCGGGTCTCGATCGCGCCGCCCCGACTGTCGTCGGCGCCCCGGCGGCGACGCCGACGAACGTCGGCAGTCTTTCTCCCGGAGAATAA
- the cydB gene encoding cytochrome d ubiquinol oxidase subunit II codes for MPLFFALLAAFSVALYVLADGFDLGVGILFLFAPRDIDRDRMIESIEPVWDGNETWLVFGGTLLWAAFPAAYFVLLPAFYLPILFMLFALIFRGIAFSFRAESGRFRRVWDFAFAGGSLLAAFCQGLVLGGFISGVSMSNGMFSGGPFSFLSILGVLCGIGLIGGYALMGAGWLIWKTEGSTQIFAREIGHAALILTTALMAIVSAWTAFSQPAVDQRWFSWPNIAELGLVPLVTIGTLVATWRALWGTSDTRVFVLSIFTFLLGFLGLLVSLWPYVVPRHITIWDSASDPQTLSFIGAGLIVIIPIVLAYQFHAYWVFRGKIPDHAIADDGIELNPGIHARHTCTQDNVLHLS; via the coding sequence ATGCCCCTGTTCTTTGCGCTTCTCGCGGCCTTTTCCGTCGCTCTCTATGTGCTGGCGGACGGTTTTGACCTTGGCGTCGGCATCCTGTTCCTCTTTGCGCCCCGGGATATCGATCGCGACAGGATGATCGAAAGCATTGAGCCCGTCTGGGACGGCAACGAAACCTGGCTCGTCTTCGGCGGCACATTGCTTTGGGCCGCATTTCCGGCGGCTTATTTCGTGCTGCTGCCGGCGTTTTATCTGCCCATCCTCTTCATGCTGTTTGCGCTGATATTCCGCGGCATCGCCTTCTCGTTTCGCGCTGAAAGCGGACGCTTCCGCCGCGTTTGGGATTTTGCATTCGCCGGCGGTTCGCTTCTAGCCGCCTTTTGCCAAGGCCTGGTGCTTGGCGGATTCATCAGTGGCGTGAGCATGTCGAACGGCATGTTCAGTGGTGGACCATTTTCATTTTTGAGCATTCTTGGCGTTCTCTGCGGCATCGGCCTCATCGGTGGCTATGCGCTCATGGGCGCAGGATGGCTGATCTGGAAAACGGAAGGGTCGACACAAATCTTCGCACGGGAAATCGGGCATGCGGCGTTGATTCTGACGACGGCGTTGATGGCGATCGTGAGCGCATGGACGGCCTTCAGCCAACCGGCTGTCGACCAGCGCTGGTTCTCATGGCCGAATATCGCCGAGCTCGGCCTCGTCCCATTGGTCACGATAGGGACTCTCGTCGCAACATGGCGCGCGTTGTGGGGGACGAGCGACACGAGGGTTTTCGTGTTGTCCATCTTTACGTTCTTGCTTGGGTTTCTCGGTCTTCTCGTGAGCCTTTGGCCCTATGTCGTCCCGCGCCACATAACAATCTGGGACAGCGCGTCGGATCCCCAGACTCTTTCATTCATCGGCGCCGGGCTTATCGTCATCATCCCCATTGTGCTGGCCTACCAATTCCACGCTTACTGGGTCTTCCGGGGCAAGATTCCAGACCATGCGATAGCAGATGACGGTATCGAGCTAAATCCTGGGATTCATGCGCGTCACACTTGCACGCAGGATAACGTCCTTCATCTCAGTTGA
- a CDS encoding D-2-hydroxyacid dehydrogenase family protein has protein sequence MNANEGPIKLAILDDYQNIALKMADWSPLRDRVSIEVFSDHISDPDRLVDRLLPFDIVCVMRERTPLSRQIIERLPRLKLISSTGSRNTSIDGGAAKEHGIIVNNTKGSSTAPIELTWALILAGVRNVASENALLRAGGWQQSVGEEIKGKTLGILGLGNIGSEVARIGRAFGMETIAWSERLTKERADEVGARLVSKDELFRDADIVSIHLVLADATRGLVGARELSQMKPTAWLINTSRGPIVDEHALVTALSGRKLAGAAIDVFDIEPLPTKHSFRVLDNVLATPHIGYVSRSEYEVFYGETVEGVIAWLDGRASQPSTNVTVP, from the coding sequence ATGAACGCGAATGAAGGACCTATTAAGCTTGCCATCCTGGATGATTACCAGAACATCGCACTAAAAATGGCGGATTGGTCTCCGCTTCGAGATCGTGTCTCGATAGAGGTATTCTCCGACCATATTTCGGATCCTGATCGCCTTGTGGATCGGTTGCTTCCGTTCGACATCGTCTGTGTCATGCGCGAGAGGACTCCACTTTCTCGCCAAATCATCGAGCGTCTGCCGCGTCTGAAGCTCATCTCATCGACAGGGAGCAGGAACACTTCAATCGACGGCGGCGCAGCCAAGGAGCATGGCATTATCGTAAATAACACCAAAGGCAGCTCAACTGCCCCCATTGAGTTGACATGGGCGCTTATTCTCGCCGGAGTCCGAAACGTTGCATCCGAAAACGCGTTACTTCGGGCGGGAGGTTGGCAGCAATCCGTCGGAGAAGAAATCAAAGGAAAGACGCTTGGCATCTTGGGCCTTGGCAATATCGGAAGCGAGGTCGCACGCATTGGGCGCGCTTTTGGCATGGAGACAATTGCCTGGAGCGAACGCCTGACCAAGGAGAGAGCTGACGAGGTGGGCGCGCGCCTCGTCTCCAAAGATGAACTCTTTAGGGATGCCGATATCGTCAGCATCCACCTCGTGCTTGCCGACGCGACGCGAGGTTTGGTGGGCGCGCGCGAACTTTCTCAGATGAAGCCAACAGCCTGGCTGATCAACACGTCTCGCGGGCCGATCGTGGATGAACATGCTCTGGTTACGGCATTGAGCGGGCGTAAGCTCGCGGGCGCGGCGATCGATGTTTTCGATATTGAGCCTCTGCCGACGAAACACTCTTTCAGAGTTCTCGACAATGTTCTAGCGACGCCGCATATCGGTTACGTGTCGCGGAGTGAATACGAGGTTTTCTATGGCGAGACCGTTGAAGGCGTTATTGCATGGTTAGATGGACGAGCTTCGCAGCCTTCCACGAACGTCACCGTACCGTAA
- a CDS encoding slipin family protein, which translates to MNPITLFLTFVCVAIGLALGALGHVYWGIPFVIAAVVAATGLKMANTWEKFVILRAGRLRGVKGPGLFFIIPIIDNVVAVIDERIQTTAFSAEEALTKDTVPVNVDAIIFWFVHDAQSAALNITNYREAIDRVAQTSLREMIGSSMLAALLSERTAADELLRGEIGRKTADWGISVKSVEIRDVAIPVALQDAMSRQAQAEREKQARVILGSAEAAIAGQFVEAAMTYADHPAALQLRAMNIIYETTKERGATILIPTSMVDSMNPVVALALAGENKAAPAKADASPLLSKQSPQLQNGSKAAEGPPLDKH; encoded by the coding sequence ATGAATCCTATCACACTGTTTTTAACCTTCGTCTGCGTCGCCATAGGGCTCGCACTCGGAGCGTTGGGTCATGTTTATTGGGGCATCCCATTTGTGATTGCGGCGGTCGTCGCTGCCACCGGGCTTAAAATGGCGAACACGTGGGAAAAATTCGTCATTCTACGTGCCGGCCGATTGCGCGGCGTCAAGGGCCCTGGCCTCTTCTTCATAATTCCGATCATCGACAATGTGGTGGCTGTTATCGATGAACGCATCCAGACCACCGCCTTCAGCGCCGAAGAGGCACTGACAAAGGATACGGTGCCGGTGAATGTGGACGCAATCATATTCTGGTTCGTCCACGACGCCCAAAGCGCGGCTCTGAATATTACGAACTATCGCGAAGCCATTGACCGGGTTGCCCAGACATCGCTCCGTGAAATGATCGGGTCGTCGATGTTGGCCGCGCTGTTATCCGAGCGGACTGCCGCTGATGAATTGTTGCGCGGTGAAATTGGCCGCAAAACAGCGGATTGGGGCATCTCAGTGAAATCGGTCGAGATCCGCGATGTCGCGATCCCCGTCGCATTGCAGGATGCGATGTCGCGTCAAGCCCAGGCCGAAAGAGAAAAACAAGCAAGGGTAATTCTCGGATCGGCGGAGGCAGCGATCGCAGGGCAGTTTGTCGAAGCTGCTATGACGTATGCGGATCACCCAGCAGCTCTGCAACTCCGGGCCATGAATATCATCTATGAGACGACCAAAGAACGAGGAGCGACAATCCTGATCCCGACGTCGATGGTCGACAGCATGAACCCGGTCGTAGCTCTCGCTTTGGCCGGGGAGAACAAGGCGGCGCCGGCCAAAGCAGATGCATCTCCGCTGCTGAGTAAACAGTCCCCCCAGCTGCAGAACGGCTCGAAAGCGGCGGAGGGTCCACCATTGGATAAACACTAA
- a CDS encoding EAL domain-containing protein, with amino-acid sequence MYKLFTCATGEHDFRLVILVGALCALAIAVAASLFRRVQAKSRQQKVLLDAALENMTQGLCMYDADARIVLFNERYRKMIGLPAGSLKDRTLLDLLVQRKASGEFSGDPESYFAQLTAKVREGKSNNTILEISAGRTLRVVDKPMQGGGWVTTLEDLTDWQEAQAQIAHMARHDALTDLPNRRLFREELEQALHRGTRKGQIAVLCVDLDNFKDVNDSLGHPLGDELLKEVANRLRGCVRRGDTVCRLGGDEFAIVQVSEPRQLEVSLLASRVVDVLSAPYSIEGHEVIIGTSIGISIAPDDASDPDQLLKNADLALYRAKADGRGTYRFFETGMDARARARRLLMLDLRAALLRGEFEVYYQPIYDLESDRIVCFEALVRWNHPLQGIVSPAEFIPIAEETGLIVQIGDWVLRKACADAAEWSRDVSVAVNLSPTQFKNRNLVASVISALSASGLAPSRLELEITESVLLQDTEATLSALHKLHESNIRISMDDFGTGYSSLSYLRSFPFDKIKIDQSFVHELASRGDSIAIIRAVAALGKSLGIVTIAEGVETNEQLALLRSEGCTQGQGYLFNAPRPAADVEKMLSERRLRVVA; translated from the coding sequence ATGTATAAATTATTTACCTGTGCGACGGGCGAGCACGATTTCCGACTCGTGATTCTTGTGGGCGCACTTTGCGCCTTGGCAATTGCTGTCGCCGCGAGCCTCTTCCGCCGTGTCCAAGCCAAATCACGGCAACAAAAAGTTCTTCTCGATGCCGCTCTTGAGAACATGACTCAAGGGCTTTGCATGTACGATGCAGACGCACGCATTGTGCTGTTTAACGAACGCTACAGGAAGATGATCGGGTTGCCGGCGGGCTCTCTGAAAGACCGCACCCTGCTCGACCTATTGGTGCAACGGAAGGCATCTGGGGAGTTTTCGGGAGATCCAGAATCTTACTTTGCCCAGCTAACCGCGAAGGTGCGCGAAGGTAAATCGAACAACACCATTCTGGAGATATCAGCTGGGCGGACGCTTCGCGTGGTCGATAAGCCAATGCAGGGAGGTGGCTGGGTTACGACCCTCGAAGACCTCACGGATTGGCAGGAAGCTCAAGCGCAAATCGCGCACATGGCCCGCCATGATGCGCTAACCGATCTGCCGAACCGCAGGCTGTTCCGCGAGGAGTTGGAGCAGGCGCTTCATCGTGGAACCCGCAAGGGGCAGATCGCCGTGCTATGCGTCGATCTCGACAACTTCAAAGATGTGAATGACTCCTTAGGACACCCTCTTGGTGACGAGCTTCTCAAGGAAGTGGCGAACCGCTTGCGCGGGTGTGTTCGTAGGGGCGATACTGTGTGCAGATTGGGAGGCGATGAATTTGCAATCGTGCAAGTGAGTGAACCTCGGCAATTAGAGGTATCCTTGCTTGCAAGCCGCGTCGTTGACGTCTTGAGCGCTCCATATAGCATCGAAGGGCACGAGGTTATTATCGGAACGAGTATCGGGATTTCCATAGCGCCTGACGACGCGAGCGACCCTGACCAATTGTTGAAGAACGCGGACTTGGCGCTTTATCGCGCCAAGGCGGACGGCCGAGGCACCTATCGCTTCTTCGAGACTGGAATGGATGCTCGTGCGCGGGCTCGACGGTTGTTGATGCTTGATTTGCGTGCTGCGTTGTTGCGAGGTGAATTTGAGGTCTATTATCAACCGATCTACGACCTTGAGTCGGACCGGATCGTCTGTTTCGAGGCGCTGGTCCGCTGGAATCATCCTCTTCAGGGAATCGTCTCACCGGCGGAGTTCATTCCCATTGCCGAGGAGACCGGTTTGATCGTCCAGATTGGCGATTGGGTGCTCCGCAAAGCCTGCGCGGACGCAGCCGAGTGGTCTCGGGATGTTAGCGTTGCGGTAAATCTATCTCCGACGCAGTTTAAGAACCGTAACCTTGTAGCGTCGGTCATCTCGGCTTTGTCCGCTTCAGGATTGGCTCCGAGCCGACTGGAACTCGAAATCACAGAGTCTGTTCTCTTGCAGGATACAGAGGCGACACTGTCAGCCCTACATAAGCTTCACGAATCTAACATACGGATTTCCATGGATGACTTCGGGACCGGCTATTCTTCGCTGAGCTACCTACGCAGCTTCCCATTCGACAAAATCAAAATAGATCAGTCCTTTGTGCATGAGCTTGCTTCACGCGGCGATTCGATTGCCATCATCCGCGCTGTTGCAGCTCTCGGAAAAAGCCTAGGGATTGTGACCATTGCCGAGGGTGTAGAGACAAACGAACAATTAGCGCTTTTGCGCTCGGAAGGATGCACGCAAGGGCAAGGCTACCTCTTCAACGCTCCACGGCCAGCAGCAGACGTCGAAAAGATGCTGTCCGAGCGGCGCCTGCGCGTAGTTGCATGA
- a CDS encoding cupin domain-containing protein, which translates to MGGLGLLASPVNALQIKNIVVVPVLSSTVTASGQPIVLPQKDVQVLVSMYQIAPGAIMPVHKHPYPRYGYVLAGTLKVTDTQTGESKIYRSGDFIIETIGRWHQGANIGSTPAKLLVIDQVEKGQINTVLLGKK; encoded by the coding sequence ATTGGCGGCTTGGGACTTCTCGCATCGCCGGTAAATGCGTTGCAGATTAAGAATATCGTGGTTGTACCGGTTTTGTCTTCTACAGTCACCGCCAGCGGACAGCCAATCGTATTACCGCAAAAGGACGTGCAAGTTCTCGTATCAATGTATCAAATCGCGCCTGGCGCCATTATGCCAGTACATAAACACCCCTATCCACGCTATGGTTATGTTTTGGCGGGAACCCTTAAGGTCACCGATACGCAAACCGGCGAGAGCAAAATATATCGATCCGGTGATTTCATCATCGAAACGATCGGACGTTGGCATCAGGGCGCCAACATTGGTTCGACACCTGCCAAATTACTTGTCATCGATCAGGTCGAAAAGGGCCAAATAAATACGGTGTTGTTGGGTAAGAAGTAG
- a CDS encoding IS5 family transposase, with protein sequence MSSDDRCDASESASHRRQPFKKGSVPRRIGRTKGGLNSKLHAVCDGQGRPVIMLLSEGQMSDYRGAALMIDALPSAKQLLADKGYDADWFRRALGERGIVACIPSKSNRKKPIEHDRELYRQRHKIENMFGRLKDWRRIHTRYDRCAHTFMSAICIAAAVIFWL encoded by the coding sequence ATCTCGTCTGATGATCGATGCGACGCATCTGAAAGCGCATCGCACCGCCGCCAGCCTTTTAAAAAAGGGTCTGTTCCCCGACGTATCGGCCGCACGAAGGGCGGCCTGAACTCCAAGCTGCACGCCGTATGCGATGGTCAGGGGCGCCCCGTCATCATGCTGCTCAGCGAAGGCCAGATGAGCGATTATAGGGGCGCGGCCCTGATGATCGATGCTCTACCGTCCGCGAAGCAGTTGCTCGCTGACAAGGGCTATGATGCCGACTGGTTTCGCCGGGCTCTTGGCGAACGCGGCATCGTGGCCTGCATCCCATCGAAGTCAAACCGAAAAAAGCCGATCGAACATGACCGCGAGCTCTATCGTCAACGGCACAAGATCGAGAACATGTTCGGCAGGCTCAAGGACTGGCGACGCATCCACACCCGATACGACCGATGCGCCCATACATTCATGTCTGCCATCTGTATCGCAGCCGCCGTCATCTTCTGGCTCTAA
- a CDS encoding transposase, whose amino-acid sequence MADLLLLSEAQMRRIEPYFPLSHGIARVDDRRVISGIVFVIRNGLRWRDAPPGYGPHKTIYNRFVRWSRLGVFNKIFAELARKAGKPSRLMIDATHLKAHRTAASLLKKGLFPDVSAARRAA is encoded by the coding sequence ATGGCTGATTTGTTGTTGCTGTCGGAGGCGCAGATGCGCCGGATCGAACCGTATTTTCCATTGTCGCACGGGATTGCGAGGGTTGACGATCGGCGGGTGATCAGTGGCATCGTCTTCGTCATCAGAAACGGTCTGCGCTGGCGCGATGCGCCGCCCGGCTATGGTCCGCACAAGACGATCTACAATCGGTTTGTGCGTTGGAGCCGCCTCGGCGTGTTCAACAAGATCTTCGCCGAACTGGCACGCAAGGCCGGCAAGCCATCTCGTCTGATGATCGATGCGACGCATCTGAAAGCGCATCGCACCGCCGCCAGCCTTTTAAAAAAGGGTCTGTTCCCCGACGTATCGGCCGCACGAAGGGCGGCCTGA